Proteins from one Deinococcus seoulensis genomic window:
- a CDS encoding LysR substrate-binding domain-containing protein, which produces MSLDPHHLLTFARVAARGSLSAAATELNLTQPAVSAQMKLLTQAVGEPLLTRHRHGVTLTPAGEGLLPHARTLTRSLRAAQDYLNELRGLDSGTLNVAASSTVAAAILPGVLAAFHAAHPRVTIQVRQGNTREVLAALQAAQAEVALIEGPPGTPGPDWVAAPFGQDELILVAPPGTPAAPPPDLNHLPLIWRERGSGTREVAEAALARAGLTPPTLLELPGTEAVKEAVIQGLGAAFLPELRVRRELRAGLLVRLPLTLPGLRRPLTRVTPHPDGQSRAARAFLTLLDQRP; this is translated from the coding sequence GTGAGCCTCGACCCGCACCACCTGCTGACCTTCGCCCGCGTGGCGGCGCGCGGCAGCCTCAGCGCCGCCGCGACCGAACTGAACCTCACGCAGCCCGCCGTGTCCGCCCAGATGAAACTGCTGACCCAGGCGGTCGGGGAACCGCTCCTGACCCGCCACCGCCACGGCGTGACCCTCACGCCCGCCGGGGAGGGCCTGCTGCCGCACGCCCGCACCCTGACCCGCTCACTGCGCGCCGCGCAGGACTACCTGAACGAACTGCGCGGCCTGGACAGCGGCACCCTGAACGTCGCCGCGAGCAGCACCGTCGCCGCCGCGATCCTGCCCGGCGTGCTGGCCGCCTTTCACGCCGCGCACCCGCGCGTGACCATCCAGGTCCGTCAGGGCAACACCCGCGAGGTCCTGGCCGCCCTTCAGGCCGCGCAGGCCGAGGTCGCCCTGATCGAGGGACCGCCCGGCACGCCCGGCCCCGACTGGGTGGCCGCGCCGTTCGGGCAGGACGAACTGATCCTGGTCGCGCCGCCCGGCACGCCCGCCGCGCCCCCCCCGGACCTCAATCACCTGCCGCTGATCTGGCGGGAACGCGGTTCCGGCACGCGCGAGGTGGCCGAGGCCGCCCTGGCCCGCGCGGGCCTGACGCCCCCCACCCTGCTGGAACTGCCGGGCACCGAGGCCGTCAAGGAGGCCGTGATTCAGGGCCTGGGCGCGGCGTTCCTGCCGGAACTGCGCGTGCGGCGAGAACTGCGCGCCGGACTGCTGGTGCGCCTGCCGCTGACCCTGCCCGGCCTGCGCCGCCCCCTGACCCGCGTGACCCCGCACCCGGACGGGCAGTCCCGCGCGGCCCGCGCGTTCCTGACACTGCTGGACCAGCGGCCCTGA
- the hypB gene encoding hydrogenase nickel incorporation protein HypB → MTVANPRIVTVRQNILKANDHTAAENRAAFAAAGVRTINLASSPGAGKTALLERTLRDLAGQVSMAVAVGDLATENDAARLRQHGAQAEQIVTGTICHLDAAMVQAVLPRFDLAGLEVLFLENVGNLVCPSSYDLGEAARAVLISTTEGEDKPLKYPTMFNTADVVVITKMDLADAVGFDRDLCRENIDRARPGVPVIELSSRSGAGLDAWFAFVRGERA, encoded by the coding sequence ATGACGGTAGCGAATCCGCGCATCGTGACGGTGCGGCAGAACATCCTGAAGGCGAATGATCACACGGCGGCCGAAAACCGCGCTGCCTTCGCGGCGGCGGGCGTGCGGACGATCAATCTGGCGAGCAGTCCCGGTGCGGGCAAGACGGCGCTGCTGGAACGCACGCTGCGGGATCTGGCGGGGCAGGTGAGCATGGCGGTCGCGGTGGGGGACCTGGCGACCGAGAACGACGCGGCGCGGCTGCGGCAGCACGGCGCGCAGGCCGAGCAGATCGTGACGGGCACCATCTGCCACCTGGACGCGGCGATGGTGCAGGCGGTGCTGCCGCGCTTCGATCTGGCGGGGCTGGAGGTGCTGTTCCTGGAGAACGTGGGGAACCTGGTGTGCCCCAGTTCGTACGATCTGGGCGAGGCGGCCCGCGCGGTGCTGATCAGCACCACGGAGGGTGAGGACAAGCCGCTGAAGTACCCGACGATGTTCAACACGGCGGACGTGGTGGTGATCACGAAGATGGACCTCGCGGACGCGGTGGGCTTCGACCGGGACCTGTGCCGGGAGAACATCGACCGGGCGCGGCCCGGCGTGCCGGTCATCGAGCTGAGCAGTCGCAGCGGCGCGGGCCTGGACGCGTGGTTCGCGTTCGTGCGGGGCGAGCGGGCGTGA
- the ureE gene encoding urease accessory protein UreE, protein MTRLSGLRRPVLGTVTTAGAVAGEVVRVPMTAADRRRVRRRLRAPDGAELLLALPTGTVLSPGTLLEVRGGVSYVVAAAPEDVAVVTPRTLAEAAALGHAVGNLHRDLVPDGATFLALWDAPLELLLTRLGVPFTREERPFHGRPSWEHEG, encoded by the coding sequence GTGACCCGTCTGTCCGGGCTGCGCCGCCCGGTGCTGGGCACGGTGACGACCGCCGGGGCGGTGGCGGGCGAGGTGGTGCGCGTGCCCATGACGGCCGCCGACCGCCGCCGGGTGCGCCGCCGCCTGCGCGCCCCGGACGGCGCGGAACTGCTGCTGGCCCTGCCGACCGGGACGGTGCTGTCGCCCGGCACCCTGCTGGAGGTGAGGGGCGGCGTGAGTTACGTCGTGGCCGCCGCCCCGGAGGACGTGGCGGTCGTCACGCCACGCACGCTGGCCGAGGCGGCGGCGCTGGGGCACGCGGTGGGGAACCTGCACCGTGACCTCGTGCCGGACGGGGCGACGTTCCTGGCGTTGTGGGACGCGCCGCTGGAGCTGCTGCTGACGCGGCTGGGCGTGCCTTTCACGCGCGAGGAACGCCCGTTTCATGGCCGCCCGTCCTGGGAGCACGAAGGATGA
- the ureG gene encoding urease accessory protein UreG: MSNPNPSSPLRIGVGGPVGSGKTALLEALCRALRDRFELAVITNDIYTFEDQRILTAAAALPADRIRGVQTGGCPHTAIREDASLNQEAAEALTREYPGLELLFIESGGDNLASSFSPELVDAWMFVLDVSGGEKVPRKGGPGVRGSDLLVINKTDLAPHVGADLRVMDADARAGRTVGGEVRPFVFTNLKSGDGLADVIAWIEHDLLFRNVPPPRVGLQDTGQRGAPV; this comes from the coding sequence ATGAGCAATCCCAATCCTTCCTCTCCCCTGCGGATCGGCGTGGGCGGCCCGGTCGGCAGTGGCAAGACGGCGCTGCTGGAGGCGCTGTGCCGCGCGCTGCGCGACCGTTTCGAGCTGGCCGTCATCACGAACGACATCTACACCTTCGAGGACCAGCGGATCCTGACGGCCGCCGCCGCGTTGCCCGCCGACCGCATCCGGGGCGTGCAGACGGGCGGCTGCCCGCACACCGCGATCCGCGAGGACGCCTCACTGAATCAGGAGGCCGCGGAGGCCCTGACGCGCGAGTATCCAGGGCTGGAACTGCTGTTCATCGAGTCGGGCGGCGACAACCTGGCCTCCAGTTTCTCGCCGGAGCTGGTGGACGCGTGGATGTTCGTGCTGGACGTGTCCGGCGGCGAGAAGGTGCCGCGCAAGGGGGGTCCCGGCGTGCGCGGCAGCGACCTGCTGGTGATCAACAAGACGGACCTCGCGCCGCACGTGGGCGCGGACCTGCGCGTGATGGACGCCGACGCGCGGGCCGGGCGCACCGTGGGCGGCGAGGTGCGGCCCTTCGTGTTCACGAACCTCAAGAGTGGCGACGGCCTGGCGGACGTGATCGCGTGGATCGAGCACGACCTGCTGTTCCGGAACGTGCCGCCGCCCCGCGTGGGGTTGCAGGACACGGGCCAGCGGGGAGCGCCGGTCTGA
- a CDS encoding urease accessory protein UreF yields MSLLRLLQLADSAFPTGAYAFSDGLETLTTRGEVRTPGDLTAFLAGQLTHGWGAQDAPACALAWGAAPATLADLDDLLDDLKLVPGPRAASTRVGANLRRAATHLWPDIVADLPATRHHATTFALLGHALGTPRADTVTGFVSGWLLGRATSATRLMKLGGLDAQRCAAHCEGAAQACIHAALHATPDDLFTFTPHLDVAASEQPRLDARLFQT; encoded by the coding sequence ATGAGCCTCCTGCGCCTCCTGCAACTGGCGGACTCGGCGTTTCCCACCGGGGCGTACGCGTTCAGCGACGGGCTGGAGACCCTCACGACGCGCGGCGAGGTCCGCACGCCCGGCGACCTGACGGCGTTCCTGGCGGGGCAGCTGACACACGGGTGGGGGGCGCAGGACGCGCCCGCCTGCGCGCTGGCGTGGGGCGCCGCCCCCGCCACGCTGGCGGACCTCGACGACCTGCTGGACGACCTGAAGCTCGTGCCGGGGCCACGCGCGGCGAGCACGCGGGTCGGGGCGAACCTGCGCCGCGCCGCCACGCACCTCTGGCCGGACATCGTGGCGGACCTGCCCGCCACCCGGCACCACGCGACCACCTTCGCGCTGCTGGGGCACGCGCTCGGCACGCCACGCGCGGACACCGTCACGGGGTTCGTGAGCGGCTGGCTGCTGGGCCGCGCCACCAGCGCCACGCGCCTGATGAAACTCGGCGGACTGGACGCCCAGCGCTGCGCCGCCCACTGCGAGGGGGCCGCGCAGGCCTGCATCCACGCGGCCCTGCACGCCACGCCGGACGACCTCTTTACCTTCACCCCGCACCTGGACGTCGCCGCGAGCGAACAACCCCGGCTGGACGCGCGACTGTTCCAGACGTGA
- a CDS encoding urease accessory protein UreD, with product MLHLHFGVRGGRTALLRDTQKAPLMVIRPFELPCGTLMVFIVNPTGGVLGGDHAEIRVTVEAGARVLILTQSATRVQPSPDGRPATQDVHFTVAAGARLEFHPERTIPFAGSAFAQTLTAELEVGAQFALTETLASGRVQTGERLAFLSYESRVQVSVAGRRVYLDRQRLVPGEFTRAPGVWSGQDYQASGVFVGGPVPADLPDVPGVLASGVSAGGAVWLRGVAARGPDLDRTLLGARESLRGQLWNAPPVQVRR from the coding sequence GTGCTGCACCTGCACTTCGGCGTGCGGGGCGGGCGCACCGCGCTGCTGCGGGACACGCAGAAGGCGCCGCTGATGGTCATCCGGCCCTTCGAACTGCCGTGCGGGACGCTGATGGTCTTCATCGTGAATCCGACCGGCGGCGTGCTGGGCGGCGATCACGCCGAGATCCGCGTGACGGTGGAGGCGGGCGCGCGGGTGCTGATCCTCACGCAGTCCGCCACACGGGTGCAGCCGTCGCCGGATGGTCGCCCCGCCACGCAGGACGTTCACTTCACGGTGGCGGCGGGCGCGCGGCTGGAATTCCACCCGGAACGCACCATTCCCTTCGCCGGGAGTGCGTTCGCGCAGACCCTGACCGCCGAGCTGGAGGTCGGCGCGCAGTTCGCCCTGACCGAGACGCTCGCGTCGGGCCGGGTGCAGACCGGCGAGCGGCTGGCCTTCCTGTCCTACGAGAGTCGCGTGCAGGTGAGTGTCGCGGGGCGGCGGGTGTACCTGGACCGGCAGCGGCTCGTGCCGGGCGAATTCACCCGCGCGCCGGGCGTGTGGAGCGGGCAGGACTATCAGGCGTCCGGGGTGTTCGTCGGCGGCCCGGTCCCGGCGGACCTGCCGGACGTGCCGGGCGTGCTGGCGTCCGGGGTGTCGGCGGGCGGCGCGGTGTGGCTGCGCGGCGTGGCCGCCAGGGGACCGGACCTGGACAGGACGCTGCTGGGCGCGCGCGAGTCCCTGCGCGGGCAGCTGTGGAACGCGCCGCCCGTGCAGGTGCGGCGCTGA
- a CDS encoding hydrogenase maturation nickel metallochaperone HypA/HybF: MHEASIALSLIDVASEVLRENGAARASALTVRVGQWSSVVPEALTAAFPTCAQGTPLEGARLSVVTVPGVGECPVHGRVTLDVTRGLRCPECGAPTPTLLAGDELELDEIELAEPDLEDV, encoded by the coding sequence GTGCATGAGGCGTCCATTGCCCTGTCGCTGATCGACGTGGCCTCCGAAGTGTTGCGTGAGAACGGCGCGGCGCGGGCGTCCGCACTGACGGTGCGGGTGGGTCAGTGGTCGAGTGTGGTGCCGGAGGCGCTGACGGCGGCGTTTCCGACCTGCGCGCAGGGCACGCCGCTGGAGGGCGCGCGGCTGAGCGTGGTGACCGTGCCGGGTGTGGGTGAGTGCCCGGTGCATGGGCGGGTGACGCTGGACGTGACGCGGGGGCTGCGCTGCCCTGAGTGCGGCGCGCCGACGCCGACGCTGCTGGCGGGCGATGAACTGGAGCTGGACGAGATCGAACTGGCTGAACCTGATCTGGAGGACGTATGA
- a CDS encoding TDT family transporter, with translation MVPARLPARPALHADVIRGFTPNWFTAVMGTGIVSLTLPHLPVAGAAAAGEALWWLNMTLLLLFTVLSAARLILYPAESRATLHHPAQSMFLGAVPMGLATVINGLIVFGVPHWGDGAAQVARSLWTLDALLAAATGLLVPYLMFTRQDHALERMTALWLLPVVASEVAAASAGLIAPHLGAAQAAPLLVGGYVLFALSVPIALMLITILLLRLAQHKLPGAEVGVSMFLPLGPLATGALALLQLGHAAPPVLGTLGLADLAPVFSGFGLLGGLILWGFGGWWLALAALTTRRYVRGGLPFNLGWWGLTFPLGVFTAATFALGEQSHLSGFTHLGWALTGVLAGLWIMVAARTLRGAWNGSLFAAGAAPRLP, from the coding sequence ATGGTTCCCGCTCGCCTCCCTGCCCGCCCGGCCCTGCACGCGGACGTGATCCGCGGTTTCACGCCGAACTGGTTCACGGCCGTCATGGGCACCGGCATCGTGTCCCTGACGCTGCCGCACCTGCCCGTGGCGGGCGCAGCGGCGGCGGGCGAGGCGCTGTGGTGGCTGAACATGACGCTGCTGCTGCTGTTCACGGTCCTGTCCGCCGCGCGGCTGATCCTGTACCCGGCCGAGAGCCGCGCCACGCTGCACCACCCGGCGCAGAGCATGTTCCTGGGCGCCGTTCCCATGGGGCTGGCCACCGTCATCAACGGCCTGATCGTGTTCGGCGTGCCCCACTGGGGCGACGGGGCCGCGCAGGTCGCCCGCTCCCTGTGGACCCTGGACGCCCTGCTGGCCGCCGCGACCGGCCTGCTCGTCCCGTACCTGATGTTCACCCGGCAGGACCACGCGCTGGAACGCATGACCGCGCTGTGGCTGCTGCCCGTCGTGGCGTCCGAGGTGGCCGCCGCCAGCGCCGGACTGATCGCCCCGCACCTCGGCGCCGCGCAGGCCGCCCCGCTGCTGGTGGGCGGGTACGTGCTGTTCGCGCTGTCCGTGCCGATCGCGCTGATGCTGATCACCATCCTGCTGCTGAGGCTCGCGCAGCACAAACTGCCCGGCGCGGAGGTCGGCGTCAGCATGTTCCTGCCGCTGGGACCGCTCGCCACAGGCGCGCTGGCCCTGCTGCAACTCGGGCACGCCGCGCCGCCCGTGCTGGGCACGCTGGGCCTCGCGGACCTCGCCCCGGTGTTCAGCGGGTTCGGGCTGCTGGGCGGGCTGATCCTGTGGGGGTTCGGCGGGTGGTGGCTGGCCCTCGCCGCGCTCACGACCCGCCGTTACGTGCGGGGCGGCCTGCCGTTCAACCTGGGCTGGTGGGGCCTGACCTTCCCGCTGGGCGTGTTCACGGCCGCCACCTTCGCGCTCGGTGAGCAGAGTCACCTGAGCGGATTCACGCACCTCGGCTGGGCGCTGACCGGCGTCCTGGCGGGCCTGTGGATCATGGTCGCGGCCCGCACGCTGCGCGGCGCGTGGAACGGCAGCCTGTTCGCAGCGGGAGCCGCGCCGCGCCTGCCCTGA
- a CDS encoding ATP-binding protein, translating into MDGTRVQALHALCDALSAQVLDVALNEQAEPDVRYVVVLPDLSGTRLEDVQARLELTEFEVGVLALALSTELFPERMLAACAAALQMDSLYAAFLTPSLTRRWLLGDDWAQGAAFSAGRPLLDCGLIEFGASVNASVLEALTPLRLSAGLLADLRGAPDVPPDLRGVLRALPPGGLLSDSQEAQRETLARHLKKEDRAALLFGANVAGMQAVAGHLLGNGAHLLDLPVLASRPPEEQEGVLRALRRDTRLRGTRLTVDAATPLPDAQPPEGLVDRVLDVAAGPVVVLAADPLPLDSPRAVLSAEVGAPTPAEQRERWAHALGVSEDQALLRQLGDQFHLNLDRIDALARDARAGLSGNASHAARLERAWDAARGANRRLMGSLAQRIDTRATWADLILPDTERLALEQIAAHVRHRSVVYEDLGMARPGRGRSITALFSGPSGTGKTLSAEVLARDLNLDLYRVDLSSTVSKYIGETEKNLKRIFDAADQGGCVLLFDEADSVFGKRGEVRDSNDRYANTQVNYLLQRLESFNGLALLTTNLESSMDVAFMRRLQFVINFRAPQAPERERLWRGAFPRTLDTTEVDFARLAQADVSGGNIRSVVMNAVFMSVARGVPVSQALVEEALHLEYRKLGRLVL; encoded by the coding sequence ATGGACGGGACACGGGTGCAGGCCCTGCACGCCCTGTGCGACGCCCTGAGCGCGCAGGTGCTGGACGTCGCGCTGAACGAGCAGGCCGAGCCGGACGTGCGGTACGTGGTGGTCCTGCCGGACCTGAGCGGAACACGCCTGGAGGACGTGCAGGCGCGGCTGGAGCTGACGGAATTCGAGGTTGGGGTGCTGGCGCTGGCCCTCTCGACCGAGCTGTTCCCCGAGCGGATGCTGGCGGCGTGCGCGGCGGCGCTACAGATGGACAGCCTGTACGCGGCGTTCCTGACGCCGTCCCTGACGCGCCGCTGGCTGCTGGGGGACGACTGGGCGCAGGGCGCGGCGTTCAGCGCCGGGCGGCCCCTGCTGGACTGCGGCCTGATCGAGTTCGGCGCGAGCGTGAATGCCAGCGTGCTCGAAGCCCTGACGCCCCTGCGGCTCAGTGCGGGTCTGCTGGCCGACCTGCGGGGCGCGCCGGACGTCCCGCCGGACCTGCGCGGCGTGCTGCGCGCCCTGCCGCCCGGCGGTCTGCTGAGCGACTCGCAGGAGGCGCAGCGTGAGACGCTGGCCCGGCACCTGAAGAAGGAGGACCGGGCGGCGCTGCTGTTCGGCGCGAACGTGGCCGGGATGCAGGCGGTTGCCGGGCACCTGCTGGGGAACGGCGCGCATCTGCTGGACCTGCCCGTCCTGGCGTCCCGCCCGCCCGAGGAGCAGGAGGGCGTGCTGCGCGCATTGAGACGCGACACCCGCCTGCGCGGCACCCGCCTGACCGTGGACGCCGCCACGCCCCTGCCCGACGCGCAGCCGCCCGAGGGACTGGTGGACCGCGTGCTGGACGTCGCCGCTGGCCCGGTGGTGGTCCTGGCCGCTGACCCGCTGCCGCTGGACTCGCCGCGCGCGGTCCTGAGCGCCGAGGTTGGGGCGCCCACGCCCGCCGAGCAGCGCGAACGCTGGGCGCACGCGCTGGGCGTCAGTGAGGATCAGGCGCTGCTGCGGCAACTGGGCGACCAGTTTCACCTGAACCTCGACCGCATCGACGCGCTGGCCCGCGACGCCCGCGCGGGCCTGAGCGGCAACGCCAGCCACGCCGCCCGCCTGGAACGCGCCTGGGACGCCGCGCGCGGCGCGAACCGCCGCCTGATGGGCAGCCTCGCGCAGCGCATCGACACCCGCGCGACCTGGGCGGACCTGATCCTCCCGGACACCGAGCGGCTGGCCCTGGAGCAGATCGCCGCGCACGTCCGGCACCGCTCGGTGGTGTACGAGGACCTCGGCATGGCCCGCCCCGGACGGGGCCGCTCGATCACGGCGCTGTTCAGCGGCCCCAGCGGCACCGGCAAGACCCTGAGCGCCGAGGTCCTGGCCCGCGACCTGAACCTCGACCTGTACCGCGTGGACCTGAGCAGCACCGTCAGCAAGTACATCGGCGAGACCGAGAAGAACCTGAAGCGGATCTTCGACGCGGCGGATCAGGGCGGCTGCGTGCTGCTGTTCGACGAGGCCGACAGCGTGTTCGGGAAGCGCGGCGAGGTCCGCGACAGCAACGACCGCTACGCGAACACGCAGGTGAACTACCTGCTGCAACGCCTGGAGAGCTTCAACGGACTGGCCCTGCTGACCACCAACCTGGAGAGCAGCATGGACGTGGCGTTCATGCGCCGCCTTCAGTTCGTGATCAACTTCCGCGCGCCGCAGGCCCCGGAACGCGAGCGGCTGTGGCGCGGCGCGTTCCCCCGTACGCTGGACACCACCGAGGTGGATTTCGCGCGGCTGGCGCAGGCGGACGTGTCGGGCGGCAACATCCGCAGCGTGGTCATGAACGCCGTGTTCATGTCCGTGGCGCGCGGCGTGCCCGTCAGTCAGGCGCTGGTCGAGGAGGCGCTGCACCTGGAGTACCGCAAGCTGGGCCGACTGGTGCTGTGA